From a region of the Streptomyces caniferus genome:
- a CDS encoding FAD binding domain-containing protein, with protein MTTHAPHASHTVTLPASLDEAVAALTAMPAAVPVAGGTDLMAAVNAGLLRPAALVGLGRISEIRGWQYLDGHALLGAGLTLARMGRPDFAALIPGLAAAARAAGPPQVRNAGTLGGNIVTSAPTGDTLPVLAALEATVIIAGPGGARREIPVSHLLAGREMLSPGELVGFVRVPLLHAPQTFLKATGRTGPGRATASVSLVLDPARRGVRCAVGAVAAMPLRPLEAEQWVASLIDWDGERGLVPEALTAFGDYVAAACIPDPAPPEDGSEPAALPPAALHLRRTVAALARRALGRALS; from the coding sequence TTGACCACGCACGCACCGCACGCGTCGCACACGGTGACGTTGCCGGCCTCGCTCGACGAGGCGGTGGCGGCGCTCACCGCCATGCCCGCCGCCGTGCCCGTCGCGGGCGGCACCGATCTCATGGCGGCGGTCAACGCCGGACTCCTCAGACCCGCAGCCCTGGTGGGCCTCGGCCGGATCAGCGAGATCCGCGGCTGGCAGTACCTGGACGGCCATGCGCTGCTCGGCGCCGGCCTCACCCTCGCCCGTATGGGGCGCCCCGACTTCGCCGCCCTGATCCCGGGTCTCGCCGCCGCCGCCCGCGCGGCCGGCCCGCCGCAGGTCCGCAACGCCGGCACCCTCGGCGGCAACATCGTGACCTCCGCGCCCACGGGCGACACCCTCCCGGTGCTCGCCGCCCTCGAAGCCACGGTGATCATCGCCGGCCCCGGGGGCGCCCGTCGCGAGATCCCGGTCAGCCACCTCCTGGCCGGCCGGGAGATGCTGAGCCCCGGCGAACTCGTCGGCTTCGTACGGGTGCCGCTGCTGCACGCCCCGCAGACCTTCCTCAAGGCCACCGGCCGCACCGGCCCCGGCCGGGCCACCGCCTCCGTCTCGCTCGTCCTGGACCCGGCCAGGCGCGGCGTGCGCTGCGCGGTGGGCGCGGTCGCCGCCATGCCGCTGCGCCCGCTGGAGGCCGAGCAGTGGGTGGCCTCCCTGATCGACTGGGACGGCGAACGCGGCCTGGTTCCCGAGGCGCTGACGGCCTTCGGCGACTATGTCGCCGCCGCCTGCATCCCGGACCCGGCGCCGCCCGAGGACGGTTCGGAACCGGCCGCCCTGCCGCCCGCCGCACTCCACCTGCGCCGTACGGTGGCAGCCTTGGCCCGCCGCGCACTGGGGAGGGCGCTCTCATGA
- a CDS encoding beta-N-acetylhexosaminidase: MPDTDITPTAAGGGLVPAPLSIDGPYRSAVHLGEHTALAAAPGTEDTAQWLRATLGAAFGLPLPPGSGEATDTLALALDPALPAEGYRLEAEPRWGVRITGGGPAGVFWGAQTLRQLLGPHAFRRAPLAPGRAAVLPQQTIEDGPRFAWRGMLLDVARHFLPKDGVLRYLDLLAAHKLNVLHLHLTDDQGWRIEIARYPELTGTGGWRERTKIGHRASPLWDERPHGGYYTQDDIREIVAYAAQRHITVVPEIDIPGHSQAAIAAYPELGNTDVIDTTSLKVWDTWGVNPNVLAPTDNTLRFYEQVLDEVLALFPSPFVHIGGDECPKDQWKASAAAQERIAELSLAGEEELQSWFIRHFDRWLADRGRRLIGWDEILEGGLAERAAVSSWRGCAGGIAAAKSGHDVVMCPEQQVYLDHRQHHSPDEPVPIGFVRTLEDVFRFEPVPPELTADQAAHILGTQANAWTEVMDSQQRLDYQVFPRLAAFAEVAWSRLPAPADRDYQEFTRRMAVHYARLDALGVDYRPPGGPRPWQKRPGVLGRPIDGAPPNV, from the coding sequence ATGCCGGACACAGACATCACCCCCACGGCGGCGGGCGGCGGCCTGGTTCCGGCGCCGCTGAGCATCGACGGGCCCTACCGCAGCGCGGTCCATCTCGGCGAGCACACCGCACTGGCGGCCGCGCCGGGCACCGAGGACACCGCGCAGTGGCTGCGCGCCACCCTCGGCGCGGCCTTCGGCCTGCCGCTGCCGCCCGGCTCCGGCGAGGCCACGGACACCCTCGCGCTCGCCCTCGACCCCGCCCTTCCCGCGGAGGGCTACCGGCTGGAGGCCGAACCCCGTTGGGGCGTACGGATCACCGGCGGCGGCCCGGCCGGGGTCTTCTGGGGAGCGCAGACGCTGCGTCAGCTCCTCGGCCCGCACGCCTTCCGCCGCGCGCCGCTCGCACCCGGGCGCGCGGCCGTCCTGCCGCAGCAGACCATCGAGGACGGACCCCGTTTCGCCTGGCGCGGCATGCTGCTCGATGTCGCACGGCACTTCCTGCCCAAGGACGGGGTGCTGCGCTACCTCGATCTGCTCGCCGCCCACAAGCTCAACGTCCTGCACCTCCACCTCACCGACGACCAGGGCTGGCGGATCGAGATCGCGCGCTACCCGGAGCTGACCGGGACCGGCGGCTGGCGGGAACGCACCAAAATCGGCCACCGGGCCTCCCCTCTCTGGGACGAGCGCCCGCACGGCGGCTACTACACCCAGGACGACATCCGCGAGATCGTCGCCTATGCCGCCCAGCGGCATATCACCGTCGTCCCGGAGATCGACATTCCCGGGCATTCGCAGGCCGCCATCGCCGCGTACCCGGAGCTCGGCAACACCGACGTCATCGACACCACCTCCCTGAAGGTCTGGGACACCTGGGGCGTCAACCCCAACGTACTGGCGCCCACCGACAACACCCTGCGGTTCTACGAGCAGGTGCTCGACGAGGTCCTCGCGCTCTTCCCCTCGCCGTTCGTGCACATCGGGGGCGACGAATGCCCCAAGGACCAGTGGAAGGCGTCCGCCGCCGCCCAGGAGCGGATCGCCGAGCTGTCGCTGGCGGGCGAGGAGGAGCTGCAGAGCTGGTTCATCCGGCACTTCGACCGCTGGCTCGCCGACCGCGGGCGGCGGCTGATCGGCTGGGACGAGATCCTCGAAGGCGGACTGGCCGAGCGTGCCGCGGTCTCCTCCTGGCGCGGCTGTGCGGGCGGTATCGCTGCCGCGAAATCCGGCCATGACGTCGTGATGTGCCCGGAACAGCAGGTGTACTTGGACCACCGTCAGCATCACTCCCCGGACGAGCCGGTGCCGATCGGCTTCGTACGGACCCTGGAGGACGTCTTCCGCTTCGAGCCGGTACCGCCGGAGCTGACCGCCGACCAGGCCGCGCACATCCTGGGCACCCAGGCCAATGCCTGGACCGAGGTCATGGACAGTCAACAGCGCCTCGACTACCAGGTGTTTCCCCGGCTGGCCGCCTTCGCCGAGGTCGCCTGGTCGCGGCTGCCCGCACCGGCCGACCGCGACTATCAGGAGTTCACCCGGCGGATGGCTGTCCACTACGCCCGCCTCGACGCCCTCGGCGTCGACTACCGCCCGCCCGGCGGCCCCCGCCCCTGGCAGAAACGGCCCGGAGTGCTCGGACGCCCGATCGACGGGGCGCCCCCAAACGTGTGA
- a CDS encoding DUF3039 domain-containing protein → MSTLEPERGAGTGTLVEPTPQVSHGDGDHERFAHYVQKDKIMASALDGTPVVALCGKVWVPGRDPKKYPVCPMCKEIFESMGAGGDKDKGGKDGGKK, encoded by the coding sequence ATGAGCACTCTTGAGCCCGAGCGCGGGGCAGGTACGGGGACCCTCGTAGAGCCGACACCGCAGGTGTCGCACGGCGACGGCGACCACGAGCGCTTCGCCCACTATGTCCAGAAGGACAAGATCATGGCGAGCGCGCTCGACGGCACCCCCGTCGTGGCGCTGTGCGGCAAGGTCTGGGTCCCGGGTCGCGACCCGAAGAAGTACCCGGTCTGCCCCATGTGCAAGGAGATCTTCGAGTCCATGGGCGCCGGTGGGGACAAGGACAAGGGCGGCAAGGACGGCGGCAAGAAGTAG
- a CDS encoding YqgE/AlgH family protein produces the protein MTEVSSLTGRLLVATPALADPNFDRAVVLLLDHDEEGSLGVVLNRPTPVGVADILAPWAALAGEPGVVFQGGPVSLDSALGVAVVPGGLSGEGGIPSVDSGALANGEGAETAGAPAADRAGVQSGDEPLGWRRVHGAIGLVDLEAPPELLAAVLGSLRIFAGYAGWGPGQLEDELVEGAWYVVESEPGDVSSPDPEQLWRAVLRRQRNELAMVATYPDDPSLN, from the coding sequence ATGACCGAGGTGTCCTCGCTCACAGGGCGGCTTCTTGTCGCGACGCCCGCGCTCGCCGATCCGAATTTCGACCGCGCGGTGGTGCTGCTCCTCGACCACGACGAGGAGGGCTCCCTCGGCGTGGTCCTCAACCGTCCCACGCCGGTCGGTGTCGCGGACATCCTCGCGCCCTGGGCCGCGCTGGCCGGTGAGCCGGGGGTCGTCTTCCAGGGCGGCCCGGTGTCGCTGGACTCGGCCCTCGGGGTGGCCGTGGTGCCCGGCGGGCTGTCCGGCGAGGGCGGGATCCCGTCCGTGGACAGCGGCGCCCTGGCCAACGGCGAGGGCGCGGAGACCGCCGGCGCACCGGCCGCGGACCGGGCGGGCGTGCAGTCGGGTGACGAGCCGCTGGGCTGGCGCAGAGTGCACGGCGCGATCGGTCTGGTCGATCTGGAGGCCCCTCCGGAACTCCTCGCGGCGGTCCTCGGCAGCCTGCGGATCTTCGCCGGGTACGCGGGCTGGGGTCCGGGCCAGCTGGAGGACGAACTGGTCGAGGGTGCCTGGTACGTCGTCGAGTCCGAGCCCGGCGATGTCTCCTCGCCCGACCCGGAGCAGTTGTGGCGCGCGGTGCTGCGGCGGCAGCGCAACGAGCTGGCGATGGTGGCCACGTATCCGGACGACCCCTCGCTGAACTGA
- the murA gene encoding UDP-N-acetylglucosamine 1-carboxyvinyltransferase — protein MTVSTDDVLLVHGGTPLEGEIRVRGAKNLVPKAMVAALLGSGPSRLRNVPDIRDVRVVRGLLQLHGVTVRPGDEPGELVLDPSHVESANVADIDAHAGSSRIPILFCGPLLHRLGHAFIPGLGGCDIGGRPVDFHFDVLRQFGATIEKRADGQYLEAPQRLRGTKIRLPYPSVGSTEQVLLTAVLAEGVTELSNAAVEPEIEDLICVLQKMGAIISMDTDRTIRITGVDKLDGYTHRALPDRLEAASWASAALATEGNIYVRGAQQRSMMTFLNTFRKVGGAFQIEDEGIRFWHPGGLLNAIALETDVHPGFQTDWQQPLVVALTQASGLSIVHETVYESRLGFTSALNQMGAHIQLYRECLGGSACRFGQRNFLHSAVVSGPTKLQGSDLVIPDLRGGFSYLIAALAAQGTSRVHGIDLINRGYENFMEKLVELGADVELPNGALPN, from the coding sequence ATGACCGTCTCTACTGACGACGTACTGCTTGTCCACGGCGGCACCCCGCTCGAGGGCGAGATCCGGGTTCGCGGCGCGAAGAACCTTGTGCCGAAGGCCATGGTCGCCGCCCTCCTCGGCAGCGGTCCCAGCCGACTGCGCAACGTGCCCGATATCCGTGACGTACGTGTGGTGCGCGGGCTGCTGCAGCTGCACGGCGTCACGGTGCGCCCCGGTGACGAGCCGGGCGAACTGGTCCTCGACCCGTCCCACGTGGAGAGCGCAAACGTCGCGGACATCGATGCGCACGCGGGCTCCTCACGGATCCCGATCCTGTTCTGCGGCCCGCTGCTGCACCGCCTCGGCCACGCCTTCATCCCCGGCCTGGGCGGCTGCGACATCGGCGGCCGGCCGGTCGACTTCCACTTCGACGTGCTGCGCCAGTTCGGCGCGACGATCGAGAAGCGCGCCGACGGCCAGTACCTGGAGGCCCCGCAGCGACTGCGCGGCACCAAGATCCGGCTGCCGTACCCGTCGGTCGGCTCGACCGAGCAGGTGCTGCTGACGGCCGTCCTGGCCGAGGGCGTCACCGAGCTTTCGAACGCCGCCGTGGAGCCGGAGATCGAGGACCTCATCTGCGTACTGCAGAAGATGGGCGCGATCATCTCCATGGACACCGACCGGACGATCCGGATCACCGGTGTCGACAAACTCGACGGCTACACCCACCGCGCCCTCCCGGACCGCCTGGAGGCGGCCTCCTGGGCGTCCGCGGCGCTGGCCACCGAGGGCAACATCTACGTCCGCGGCGCGCAGCAGCGGTCGATGATGACCTTCCTCAACACCTTCCGCAAGGTCGGCGGCGCGTTCCAGATCGAGGACGAGGGCATCCGCTTCTGGCACCCGGGCGGCCTGCTCAACGCCATCGCCCTGGAGACCGACGTCCACCCCGGTTTCCAGACCGACTGGCAGCAGCCGCTGGTCGTCGCGCTGACCCAGGCGTCGGGCCTGTCGATCGTGCACGAGACGGTCTACGAGTCCCGGCTCGGCTTCACGTCCGCGCTCAACCAGATGGGCGCGCACATCCAGCTCTACCGGGAGTGCCTGGGCGGCTCCGCCTGCCGCTTCGGACAGCGCAACTTCCTGCACTCCGCGGTCGTCTCCGGCCCGACCAAGCTGCAGGGTTCCGACCTGGTCATCCCCGACCTGCGCGGCGGCTTCTCGTATCTGATCGCGGCGCTGGCGGCGCAGGGCACCTCCCGGGTGCACGGCATCGACCTGATCAACCGCGGCTACGAGAACTTCATGGAGAAGCTCGTGGAGCTGGGCGCCGACGTCGAGCTGCCGAACGGCGCACTGCCCAACTGA
- a CDS encoding HU family DNA-binding protein: MNRSELVAALADRAEVTRKDADAVLAALAEVTGEVVAKGDEKVTIPGFLTFERTHRAARTARNPQTGDPIQIPAGYSVKVSAGSKLKEAAKGK, from the coding sequence ATGAACCGCAGTGAGCTGGTGGCCGCTCTGGCCGATCGTGCCGAGGTGACCCGCAAGGACGCCGACGCCGTTCTGGCCGCCCTCGCCGAGGTGACCGGCGAGGTCGTCGCCAAGGGCGACGAGAAGGTCACCATCCCCGGCTTCCTGACCTTCGAGCGCACCCACCGTGCCGCTCGCACCGCGCGCAACCCGCAGACCGGCGACCCGATCCAGATCCCGGCCGGCTACAGCGTGAAGGTCTCCGCGGGCTCCAAGCTCAAGGAAGCCGCCAAGGGTAAGTAA
- a CDS encoding NAD-dependent malic enzyme translates to MATAPSVSYSMTVRLEVPASGTAVSQLTTAVESHGGSVTGLDVTASGHEKLRIDVTIAASSTAHADEIVSQLRTIEGVSLGKVSDRTFLMHLGGKIEMSSKHPIRNRDDLSMIYTPGVARVCQAIADNPEDARRLTIKRNSVAVVTDGSAVLGLGNIGPKAALPVMEGKAALFKRFAGIDAWPLCLDTQDTDAIVEIVKAIAPGFAGINLEDISAPRCFEIEARLREALDIPVFHDDQHGTAIVVLAALTNALRVVGKKVENVRVVMSGAGAAGTAILKLLLAAGVQHAVVADIHGVVHAGRTDLVDADPDSPLRWIADNTNPEGVTGTLKEAVVGADVFIGVSAPNVLDGDDVSKMAEGAIVFALANPDPEVDPAIARQTSAVVATGRSDFPNQINNVLVFPGVFRGLLDAHSRTVNTEMMLAAAGALADVVLEDEVNPNYIIPSVFNEKVAGAVAGAVREAAKSGDPAVTATTTV, encoded by the coding sequence ATGGCAACGGCGCCCAGCGTCTCCTACTCGATGACGGTCCGGCTGGAGGTGCCCGCGAGCGGAACCGCGGTCTCCCAGCTCACCACGGCCGTCGAGTCCCACGGAGGCTCGGTCACCGGCCTCGACGTGACCGCGTCCGGACATGAAAAGCTCCGGATCGACGTCACCATCGCGGCGAGCTCCACGGCGCACGCGGACGAGATCGTCTCCCAGCTGCGCACCATCGAGGGCGTCTCCCTGGGCAAGGTCTCCGACCGTACGTTCCTGATGCACCTCGGCGGCAAGATCGAGATGTCGTCGAAGCACCCCATCCGCAACCGCGACGACCTCTCGATGATCTACACCCCCGGCGTCGCCCGCGTCTGCCAGGCCATCGCCGACAACCCCGAGGACGCCCGCCGGCTGACCATCAAGCGCAACAGCGTCGCGGTCGTCACCGACGGCTCCGCCGTCCTCGGACTCGGCAACATCGGCCCCAAGGCCGCCCTGCCCGTCATGGAGGGCAAGGCGGCCCTCTTCAAGCGCTTCGCCGGCATCGACGCCTGGCCGCTGTGCCTGGACACCCAGGACACCGACGCCATCGTGGAGATCGTCAAGGCCATCGCCCCCGGCTTCGCGGGCATCAACCTGGAGGACATCTCCGCCCCCCGCTGCTTCGAGATCGAGGCACGGCTGCGCGAGGCCCTGGACATCCCGGTCTTCCACGATGACCAGCACGGCACCGCCATCGTGGTGCTCGCCGCGCTCACCAACGCGCTGCGCGTCGTCGGCAAGAAGGTCGAGAACGTCCGGGTCGTGATGTCCGGCGCCGGCGCGGCCGGCACCGCCATCCTCAAGCTGCTGCTGGCCGCCGGCGTCCAGCACGCCGTCGTCGCCGACATCCACGGTGTGGTGCACGCCGGCCGTACGGACCTGGTCGACGCCGACCCGGACTCGCCGCTGCGCTGGATCGCCGACAACACCAACCCCGAGGGCGTCACCGGCACCCTCAAGGAGGCCGTGGTCGGCGCGGACGTCTTCATCGGCGTCTCCGCACCCAACGTCCTGGACGGCGACGACGTCTCGAAGATGGCCGAGGGCGCGATCGTGTTCGCACTCGCCAACCCCGACCCGGAGGTCGACCCGGCCATCGCCCGGCAGACCTCCGCCGTCGTGGCCACCGGCCGCTCCGACTTCCCGAACCAGATCAACAACGTCCTGGTGTTCCCCGGAGTCTTCCGCGGCCTGCTGGACGCCCACTCCCGTACGGTGAACACCGAGATGATGCTGGCCGCGGCCGGTGCCCTCGCGGACGTCGTCCTGGAGGACGAGGTCAACCCGAACTACATCATCCCCAGCGTCTTCAACGAGAAGGTCGCGGGCGCGGTGGCCGGTGCGGTCCGGGAAGCGGCCAAGAGCGGCGACCCGGCTGTGACGGCCACCACGACGGTCTGA